In a genomic window of Magnolia sinica isolate HGM2019 chromosome 14, MsV1, whole genome shotgun sequence:
- the LOC131226017 gene encoding cyclin-T1-3-like isoform X2 yields the protein MSFPGPRRDFRSSFRRNDRHGFSGNSRDCHHAAGAGVAPSLKRKRSLGCASYQQLDTITSVPSTSHCLYPVPMRPDLLPRYECEEPRIEGDVSFMSRDEIERLSPSRKDGIDSLRETHLRYSYCAFLQNLGMRLELPQTTIGTAMVLCHRFFVRRSHACHDRFLIATAALFLAAKSEETPCPLNTVLKASHEICHKQDLAFFPYLLPANWFEQYRERVIEAEQMILTTLNFELNVQHPYIPLTSVLSKLGLSQSALVNLAWNLVNEGVFRRNSVLTCMIPLAGGLISCSLKVLFAEVE from the exons ATGTCCTTTCCCGGGCCCCGCCGTGATTTCAGATCTTCGTTCCGTAGGAACGATCGCCACGGTTTTTCTGGGAATTCACGGGACTGCCATCACGCTGCCGGTGCTGGAGTGGCACCTTCTCTGAAGAGGAAAAGATCGTTGGGTTGTGCGAGCTATCAGCAGCTGGACACAATTACCAGTGTCCCGTCAACGAGCCATTGTTTGTATCCTGTTCCGATGAGGCCTGATCTGTTGCCGAGGTACGAATGCGAGGAGCCGAGAATAGAGGGTGATGTGTCCTTTATGTCAAGGGATGAAATCGAGCGGTTGTCGCCTTCGAGGAAGGATGGCATAGATTCGCTCCGGGAAACGCACCTGCGGTACTCGTACTGTGCCTTCCTTCAGAATCTTGGAATGCGGCTCGAATT GCCACAAACTACAATTGGAACTGCAATGGTTCTTTGCCACCGCTTTTTTGTTCGTCGATCTCATGCCTGTCATGATAGATTT TTGATCGCAACGGCAGCTCTGTTCCTTGCAGCGAAGTCTGAGGAGACACCATGCCCTTTGAACACTGTACTCAAAGCATCCCATGAAATCTGCCATAAACAggatcttgctttctttccctATTTGCTCCCTGCT AACTGGTTTGAACAATATCGAGAACGTGTCATTGAAGCTGAGCAAATGATATTAACAACTCTGAATTTCGAACTTAATGTGCAACATCCATATATTCCTCTTACATCTGTCCTCAGTAAATTGGGACTTTCACAATCTGCTTTGGTGAATTTAGCGTGGAACTTAGTCAATGAAGG GGTGTTCAGGAGAAATAGTGTGCTCACCTGTATGATACCATTAGCTGGCGGATTGATAAGCTGTTCATTGAAAGTTTTGTTTGCTGAAGTTGAATGA
- the LOC131226017 gene encoding cyclin-T1-5-like isoform X3: protein MSFPGPRRDFRSSFRRNDRHGFSGNSRDCHHAAGAGVAPSLKRKRSLGCASYQQLDTITSVPSTSHCLYPVPMRPDLLPRYECEEPRIEGDVSFMSRDEIERLSPSRKDGIDSLRETHLRYSYCAFLQNLGMRLELPQTTIGTAMVLCHRFFVRRSHACHDRFNWFEQYRERVIEAEQMILTTLNFELNVQHPYIPLTSVLSKLGLSQSALVNLAWNLVNEGLRSSLWLQFKPHHIAAGAAFLAAKFLNLDLASYQSMWQEFQTTPVILQDVVQQLMELF, encoded by the exons ATGTCCTTTCCCGGGCCCCGCCGTGATTTCAGATCTTCGTTCCGTAGGAACGATCGCCACGGTTTTTCTGGGAATTCACGGGACTGCCATCACGCTGCCGGTGCTGGAGTGGCACCTTCTCTGAAGAGGAAAAGATCGTTGGGTTGTGCGAGCTATCAGCAGCTGGACACAATTACCAGTGTCCCGTCAACGAGCCATTGTTTGTATCCTGTTCCGATGAGGCCTGATCTGTTGCCGAGGTACGAATGCGAGGAGCCGAGAATAGAGGGTGATGTGTCCTTTATGTCAAGGGATGAAATCGAGCGGTTGTCGCCTTCGAGGAAGGATGGCATAGATTCGCTCCGGGAAACGCACCTGCGGTACTCGTACTGTGCCTTCCTTCAGAATCTTGGAATGCGGCTCGAATT GCCACAAACTACAATTGGAACTGCAATGGTTCTTTGCCACCGCTTTTTTGTTCGTCGATCTCATGCCTGTCATGATAGATTT AACTGGTTTGAACAATATCGAGAACGTGTCATTGAAGCTGAGCAAATGATATTAACAACTCTGAATTTCGAACTTAATGTGCAACATCCATATATTCCTCTTACATCTGTCCTCAGTAAATTGGGACTTTCACAATCTGCTTTGGTGAATTTAGCGTGGAACTTAGTCAATGAAGG GCTTCGGAGCTCACTCTGGCTTCAATTTAAACCCCATCATATAGCAGCTGGAGCCGCATTCCTTGCGGCCAAATTCCTCAATCTCGATCTTGCTTCCTATCAGAGTATGTGGCAGGAATTCCAGACCACGCCAGTTATTTTACAAG ATGTCGTGCAGCAGCTGATGGAACTCTTTTAA
- the LOC131226017 gene encoding cyclin-T1-3-like isoform X1 has product MSFPGPRRDFRSSFRRNDRHGFSGNSRDCHHAAGAGVAPSLKRKRSLGCASYQQLDTITSVPSTSHCLYPVPMRPDLLPRYECEEPRIEGDVSFMSRDEIERLSPSRKDGIDSLRETHLRYSYCAFLQNLGMRLELPQTTIGTAMVLCHRFFVRRSHACHDRFLIATAALFLAAKSEETPCPLNTVLKASHEICHKQDLAFFPYLLPANWFEQYRERVIEAEQMILTTLNFELNVQHPYIPLTSVLSKLGLSQSALVNLAWNLVNEGLRSSLWLQFKPHHIAAGAAFLAAKFLNLDLASYQSMWQEFQTTPVILQDVVQQLMELF; this is encoded by the exons ATGTCCTTTCCCGGGCCCCGCCGTGATTTCAGATCTTCGTTCCGTAGGAACGATCGCCACGGTTTTTCTGGGAATTCACGGGACTGCCATCACGCTGCCGGTGCTGGAGTGGCACCTTCTCTGAAGAGGAAAAGATCGTTGGGTTGTGCGAGCTATCAGCAGCTGGACACAATTACCAGTGTCCCGTCAACGAGCCATTGTTTGTATCCTGTTCCGATGAGGCCTGATCTGTTGCCGAGGTACGAATGCGAGGAGCCGAGAATAGAGGGTGATGTGTCCTTTATGTCAAGGGATGAAATCGAGCGGTTGTCGCCTTCGAGGAAGGATGGCATAGATTCGCTCCGGGAAACGCACCTGCGGTACTCGTACTGTGCCTTCCTTCAGAATCTTGGAATGCGGCTCGAATT GCCACAAACTACAATTGGAACTGCAATGGTTCTTTGCCACCGCTTTTTTGTTCGTCGATCTCATGCCTGTCATGATAGATTT TTGATCGCAACGGCAGCTCTGTTCCTTGCAGCGAAGTCTGAGGAGACACCATGCCCTTTGAACACTGTACTCAAAGCATCCCATGAAATCTGCCATAAACAggatcttgctttctttccctATTTGCTCCCTGCT AACTGGTTTGAACAATATCGAGAACGTGTCATTGAAGCTGAGCAAATGATATTAACAACTCTGAATTTCGAACTTAATGTGCAACATCCATATATTCCTCTTACATCTGTCCTCAGTAAATTGGGACTTTCACAATCTGCTTTGGTGAATTTAGCGTGGAACTTAGTCAATGAAGG GCTTCGGAGCTCACTCTGGCTTCAATTTAAACCCCATCATATAGCAGCTGGAGCCGCATTCCTTGCGGCCAAATTCCTCAATCTCGATCTTGCTTCCTATCAGAGTATGTGGCAGGAATTCCAGACCACGCCAGTTATTTTACAAG ATGTCGTGCAGCAGCTGATGGAACTCTTTTAA